Proteins encoded by one window of Ochrobactrum sp. BTU1:
- a CDS encoding SDR family oxidoreductase encodes MSNNLDGKIVLITASAQGIGHASARAFAAAGATVYATDVNIDALKNFEDAGRIITRKLDVLNEAAVVSLVNEIGIVDVLFNCAGCVHGGSILDMRDEELDLAIDLNIRSMIRTIRAVLPGMLARQDGAIINMSSVASSVKGVPNRFAYGLTKAGVIGLTKSVAADYVSAGIRCNAICPGTVDSPSLQQRLRDHGDYEKARSAFIARQPIGRIGQPKEIADLAVYLAGATYTTGQAYNIDGGWTI; translated from the coding sequence GTGTCTAACAATCTCGACGGAAAGATCGTTCTCATTACCGCGTCGGCACAAGGCATAGGACATGCAAGTGCCCGCGCTTTCGCAGCAGCCGGTGCCACGGTATATGCGACCGATGTCAATATTGATGCACTGAAGAATTTTGAAGACGCTGGGCGCATCATCACCAGAAAGCTTGATGTACTCAATGAGGCGGCGGTCGTTTCATTGGTAAACGAGATCGGCATAGTGGATGTGTTGTTTAACTGTGCGGGCTGTGTTCATGGCGGTTCTATTTTAGATATGCGTGATGAAGAGCTTGATTTGGCAATTGATCTCAACATTCGGTCAATGATCCGTACCATTCGAGCTGTCCTGCCGGGTATGCTCGCGCGTCAAGACGGTGCGATCATCAATATGTCGTCTGTCGCCTCAAGCGTCAAAGGCGTTCCTAACCGCTTTGCCTATGGTTTGACAAAAGCGGGTGTCATAGGGCTGACAAAATCAGTGGCCGCAGATTATGTTTCAGCGGGTATCCGTTGTAATGCTATATGCCCCGGCACAGTAGATAGTCCGTCCTTGCAACAACGGCTTCGGGATCACGGCGACTATGAAAAGGCACGGTCTGCGTTTATCGCGAGACAGCCAATTGGACGAATTGGGCAGCCGAAAGAAATCGCTGATTTGGCTGTTTATCTCGCCGGTGCGACCTACACCACCGGACAAGCCTATAACATTGATGGTGGCTGGACGATTTGA
- a CDS encoding DUF736 domain-containing protein, which produces MSAIGYVTYKENGTYEGFLRTLTIDAPIKLVPITKTSEKSPDYRILSNRAEVGAAWIRTVKSTGNTYIALMIDTPELARRIHANLGPTTGQDDPNTFTIIWNRPGTIR; this is translated from the coding sequence ATGTCTGCAATCGGTTACGTCACCTACAAAGAAAACGGCACCTACGAAGGTTTCTTGCGCACTCTAACCATCGACGCTCCCATCAAGCTGGTGCCCATCACAAAGACCAGCGAGAAATCGCCGGACTATCGTATCCTGTCAAACCGTGCCGAAGTAGGTGCTGCCTGGATCCGAACAGTCAAATCAACAGGTAACACCTATATCGCGCTGATGATCGATACACCTGAGCTCGCCCGCCGCATCCACGCCAATCTTGGACCGACTACCGGCCAGGATGATCCCAATACCTTCACCATCATCTGGAACCGCCCAGGAACCATACGGTAA